The sequence GCAGGGGATGCTGCTGTGAGGCAGGCCACTATGACCTTTCCCTCCGGCTTCTCAGGCTCTAGCTTTCCCGCGGATGTCCGAGATCGTTGCCCAGACCGTTGACCGATGCCGTGCCGCAGGCCTGCGGAGGACGAAGGCATTGGAAGAGCTCATCACCACGCTCATCGAGTCCCAGCGGCCGATGACCCTGGGCGAGCTGGCGACCTCCCCGCGCATGCGCGACCAGTGTGACAAGGCCACCGTCTTCCGCCTGCTCCAGCGCCTCGCGGAAAAGGGCATCGCCCGCCGCCTGGGCCTGCACGAGCGCGCCGCCTACTTCACCCTGCTCATCCCCGGTCGCCACGCCGACTACCTGATCTGCACGGAGTGCGGCAGCATCGAGTCAGTGAAGGCCCCGTGCCCGGTCCACGAGCTGGAGGACGAGATCCGCCGCAAGACCGGCTTCAAGAACCTCTACCACGAGCTGGAATTCTTCGGCACCTGCCCCGCCTGCGCATGATCGACCGTGGCTGCGGCATCCTGCCGCTAGCCTCCGCAATCCTGCCTTTCCATCCCTTGCATGAATCGCCTCATCCGCATCGCCCTGACCCTCTTCGCCGCGGCGAGCCTTCTCATCGTCCTCGTTTCCAAGCGGCTGGAAAATGCCCGCAACA comes from Luteolibacter flavescens and encodes:
- a CDS encoding Fur family transcriptional regulator, which produces MSEIVAQTVDRCRAAGLRRTKALEELITTLIESQRPMTLGELATSPRMRDQCDKATVFRLLQRLAEKGIARRLGLHERAAYFTLLIPGRHADYLICTECGSIESVKAPCPVHELEDEIRRKTGFKNLYHELEFFGTCPACA